One region of Triticum aestivum cultivar Chinese Spring chromosome 6B, IWGSC CS RefSeq v2.1, whole genome shotgun sequence genomic DNA includes:
- the LOC123138898 gene encoding histone-lysine N-methyltransferase, H3 lysine-9 specific SUVH4 isoform X2, giving the protein MMICVAILPGAAICEYVGALPRTGEKRSGSDMHMPSLHVENNSEAPSAPEYCIDAGSVGSFARFINHSCNPNLFAQCVLTNHHDIKLEKVMLFAADTVLPLQVAPNVDNCDVRNSLTIAEYVAEITTSTDRPRS; this is encoded by the exons ATGATGATATGTGTAGCCATCCTCCCTGGCGCTGCAATCTGTGAGTATGTTGGTGCATTGCCGAGGACTGGAG AGAAAAGGTCAGGGTCTGATATGCATATGCCATCACTTCATGTTGAGAACAATTCCGAGGCACCATCGGCACCGGAGTACTGCATCGATGCTGGATCCGTTGGAAGTTTCGCAAGGTTCATAAACCACAGCTGCAACCCTAACCTCTTTGCCCAGTGTGTCCTAACCAATCACCACGACATCAAGCTAGAAAAGGTGATGCTTTTTGCTGCCGACACGGTACTTCCACTTCAG GTAGCACCTAACGTCGACAACTGCGATGTCAGGAACTCCCTCACAATTGCCGAATATGTCGCTGAAATTACAACTTCTACAGACAGACCAAG GAGTTGA
- the LOC123138898 gene encoding histone-lysine N-methyltransferase, H3 lysine-9 specific SUVH4 isoform X3, producing the protein MMICVAILPGAAICEYVGALPRTGEKRSGSDMHMPSLHVENNSEAPSAPEYCIDAGSVGSFARFINHSCNPNLFAQCVLTNHHDIKLEKVAPNVDNCDVRNSLTIAEYVAEITTSTDRPRS; encoded by the exons ATGATGATATGTGTAGCCATCCTCCCTGGCGCTGCAATCTGTGAGTATGTTGGTGCATTGCCGAGGACTGGAG AGAAAAGGTCAGGGTCTGATATGCATATGCCATCACTTCATGTTGAGAACAATTCCGAGGCACCATCGGCACCGGAGTACTGCATCGATGCTGGATCCGTTGGAAGTTTCGCAAGGTTCATAAACCACAGCTGCAACCCTAACCTCTTTGCCCAGTGTGTCCTAACCAATCACCACGACATCAAGCTAGAAAAG GTAGCACCTAACGTCGACAACTGCGATGTCAGGAACTCCCTCACAATTGCCGAATATGTCGCTGAAATTACAACTTCTACAGACAGACCAAG GAGTTGA
- the LOC123138898 gene encoding uncharacterized protein isoform X1: protein MPVLLQAAADLLCRSAVPNSPPPPFSPPLLTNLSSLFVPTMQNAMAMDQSSAGPSLATASLPPDQIDDGDDRICPAAVHFQGTSADGVSSSQRPPPAGSPVIGPAQHAGLRASWRGGRVLPDAPSAVESFSTVPHPPVALSPFAPPCATARSREPSSHPPWRCNL, encoded by the exons ATGCCCGTGCTCCTGCAAGCCGCCGCCGACCTCCTATGCCGGTCAGCCGTGCCCaactcccctcctcctcccttctctcCCCCTCTCCTCACTAATCTCTCCTCTCTCTTCGTTCCCACGATGCAGAACGCCATGGCCATGGACCAAAGCTCCGCTGGTCCCTCCCTCGCGACTGCCAGTCTTCCTcccgaccagatcgacgacggcgATGACCGGATCTGCCCCGCTGCCGTTCATTTCCAAGGGACGTCCGCAGATGGGGTTTCTTCCTCTCAGCGTCCACCACCTGCGGGCTCACCGGTGATTGGACCTGCTCAGCATGCAGGATTGCGTGCTTCCTGGCGAGGTGGTCGTGTCTTGCCCGACGCGCCCTCGGCAGTCGAGTCTTTTTCCACGGTGCCCCATCCTCCAGTAGCTCTGTCGCCATTTGCACCACCGTGCGCCACTGCCCGCTCGCGTGAACCATCCAG CCATCCTCCCTGGCGCTGCAATCTGTGA